Proteins from a genomic interval of Chiloscyllium plagiosum isolate BGI_BamShark_2017 chromosome 36, ASM401019v2, whole genome shotgun sequence:
- the LOC122540943 gene encoding UDP-glucuronosyltransferase 1-2-like: MQFILNMECLERKSRFQVAYALSIIIILSCPMNEGANILVVPIEGSHWVNMRVLIEELKLQGHDITVLFFSTSWYIRERPDLYQSIVVEMQGFLTQSSNEEFVGQFVQNMLEAMANESTLWTFVKFQYYISTFLHMCHSWAREFNIAVFENKTLLKQLESANFDLILTDPFFATGAMLAYYLKLPVIYNVRSLSSGEAHLLIAPSPLSYVPVLGSRLTDKMSFLQRTQNVIISLVQQLITDFITHPIYNDLCHRYLDPDTDIKTILSRADVWLIRVDFTFEFPRPTMPNIVYIGGFQCKPSKPLETDFEAFVQSSGEHGIIVMSMGTIVSSLPMHITMQIAEAFAQMPQKVIWRYDGKTPPNIGNNTLLAKWIPQSDLLGHPKTRAFICHGGTNGVYEAIYYGVPVVGIPLLFDQFDNLLRLEVRGAAKVISITTMQSTDLLQALNEVIYNTSYRENMQKLSALHKDQPESPMERAIFWIEYVARHKGAAHLRSESYRLPWYAYYCVDVMIFLLSLFIMTTVLTVLLLKTVCKIGWKRKQKIH; this comes from the coding sequence ATGCAATTTATTCTCAATATGGAGTGTCTTGAAAGGAAAAGTAGGTTCCAGGTCGCATACGCTCTGAGTATCATTATCATTCTATCGTGTCCGATGAATGAAGGTGCTAATATTTTGGTTGTACCTATCGAGGGTAGTCACTGGGTCAATATGCGAGTTCTAATCGAAGAGCTGAAACTTCAGGGGCACGATATTACTGTGCTGTTTTTCTCAACATCTTGGTACATCAGAGAAAGGCCGGATCTATATCAATCCATTGTGGTGGAAATGCAAGGATTCCTTACCCAAAGTTCAAATGAAGAATTTGTAGGACAATTTGTACAAAATATGCTAGAAGCCATGGCAAATGAATCAACATTATGGACTTTTGTGAAGTTCCAATATTATATTTCAACATTTCTGCACATGTGTCATAGCTGGGCTCGAGAATTTAACATTGcagtttttgaaaacaaaactttgcTAAAACAACTTGAAAGTGCAAACTTTGACTTAATACTCACTGATCCCTTTTTTGCAACAGGTGCAATGCTGGCATATTATTTAAAACTCCCCGTGATATATAATGTCCGTTCGCTTAGCAGTGGTGAAGCTCATTTGCTAATTGCCCCATCGCCACTGTCCTACGTCCCAGTCCTTGGCTCACGACTGACAGATAAAATGAGTTTTCTCCAAAGAACACAAAATGTCATCATAAGTCTTGTTCAACAACTGATTACAGATTTTATTACTCACCCGATTTACAATGATCTCTGCCATCGCTATCTGGACCCAGACACAGACATTAAGACTATTCTTTCAAGGGCAGATGTGTGGCTGATAAGAGTTGATTTTACATTTGAATTCCCAAGACCTACCATGCCCAATATTGTTTACATTGGAGGATTCCAGTGTAAACCATCTAAACCACTGGAGACAGACTTTGAAGCATTTGTCCAGTCCTCAGGGGAACATGGGATTATTGTCATGTCAATGGGGACCATCGTCAGCTCTTTGCCAATGCACATTACAATGCAAATAGCAGAGGCCTTTGCTCAAATGCCTCAGAAGGTTATCTGGAGATATGATGGAAAAACCCCTCCCAACATTGGAAATAATACACTACTGGCAAAATGGATCCCTCAGAGTGATCTACTTGGGCATCCCAAAACACGAGCCTTCATTTGCCATGGTGGCACCAATGGAGTTTATGAAGCCATCTATTATGGGGTGCCAGTAGTTGGCATACCTCTGCTTTTTGATCAGTTTGATAATTTACTCAGACTTGAAGTCAGAGGTGCAGCAAAAGTCATTAGCATCACAACCATGCAGTCAACAGATCTACTGCAGGCACTTAATGAGGTTATATATAACACATCTTATCGGGAGAACATGCAGAAACTCTCTGCTCTCCACAAAGACCAACCTGAGTCTCCAATGGAGAGAGCTATTTTCTGGATTGAGTATGTTGCGCGACACAAAGGGGCAGCACATTTGCGCTCAGAGTCTTACCGACTCCCCTGGTATGCTTACTATTGTGTAGATGTGATGATCTTTCTGTTGTCTTTATTCATCATGACTACTGTGCTGACAGTCCTACTATTGAAGACAGTTTGTAAAATTGGCTGGAAGAGAAAGCAAAAAATTCACTGA